A single Tachypleus tridentatus isolate NWPU-2018 chromosome 9, ASM421037v1, whole genome shotgun sequence DNA region contains:
- the LOC143226725 gene encoding mRNA decay activator protein ZFP36L1-like, protein MSTALVSFCDFNETFYKNNISAHKGSFPLDRRPLSSPPLCVPVSRRNSSSIIPTTSTPISMQQKLTNGTLLSISSPEDVIPVTITEHHKLDRSLSEPVSQSKLIQANSSRYKTELCRPFEENGTCKYGDKCQFAHGLQELRTLARHPKYKTELCRTFHTTGLCPYGPRCHFIHNNDESRRYMLNLQVGMNPSKASQAGLSLSRPKTLSLGSFSIGSAGELSPPSSLSASPTSLNSFFSDDMLGNIPSAPYTAGPTLGSTSFPFYDFTGLISPLKQQTSASTFGGSQSSINPVAASNDTLPENVIYPNPLFSSFHAPPSPVDSVSSELGGSPRGAVCSSSLDVSRNLSRLPIFSKLSHFDSD, encoded by the exons ATGTCAACGGCTTTGGTATCATTTTGTGATTTCAACGAAACGTTTTACAAG AATAACATTTCTGCACATAAAGGGTCTTTCCCGCTGGACAGGAGGCCTCTCAGTTCTCCACCGCTATGTGTACCTGTTTCTAGACGGAACTCTTCTAGTATTATCCCGACAACATCTACACCTATTTCGATGCAACAAAAGCTGACTAACGGAACGCTCCTATCGATCAGTTCACCAGAAGACGTTATTCCTGTGACCATCACGGAACATCATAAGCTTGACCGCAGTCTAAGCGAGCCTGTTTCCCAGTCCAAGCTCATACAAGCCAACTCTAGTCGTTACAAAACTGAATTGTGCCGACCATTCGAAGAAAATGGAACGTGTAAGTACGGAGACAAGTGCCAGTTCGCTCATGGACTTCAAGAATTGCGTACCCTCGCCCGTCACCCAAAGTATAAAACTGAACTGTGTCGCACTTTCCACACAACGGGTCTTTGTCCCTATGGACCAAGATGCCATTTTATTCATAACAACGACGAGTCGAGAAGATATATGCTCAATCTACAAGTAGGAATGAATCCTTCGAAGGCATCTCAAGCAGGGCTTAGCTTAAGCCGACCAAAAACTCTTTCCCTTGGCAGCTTCAGTATAGGTTCCGCCGGAGAGTTGTCACCTCCGTCCAGTCTGAGTGCCAGTCCAACTTCACTTAACAGCTTTTTTTCGGATGATATGTTGGGAAACATTCCTTCAGCACCGTATACTGCGGGGCCAACCCTTGGTTCAACATCTTTTCCCTTCTATGATTTTACTGGCTTGATTTCTCCATTAAAACAGCAAACCTCTGCATCAACGTTTGGTGGTTCCCAGTCGAGTATCAATCCTGTCGCTGCTTCCAATGACACATTGCCAGAGAATGTTATATATCCTAATCCACTGTTTTCTTCTTTCCATGCACCACCATCACCTGTAGATTCTGTAAGTTCAGAGTTGGGCGGAAGCCCCCGTGGTGCCGTTTGCAGTTCATCATTGGATGTAAGTCGAAACCTTTCCCGCTTGCCTATCTTCAGTAAATTGTCTCATTTCGACTCGGattaa